GTAATTTGTCGTACTATTAAGAGTAACTTTGAGAGGAGTTTAGAAATGAAAAAAATCGTTGTGTTTTTAATTATCTTTATTGTGATTTTTGGATTGACAGCTTGTAAAAAAGAAGGTATATCATTATATGAGGCTACTGGCTTTGAAATAGGAAACATAGAAAGCGCAGGTTGTAACACTTTTTTATTTCAATCTTATGCATGGGAATTTGATAGGAAATTTTATCAGCATTTAGATGTTCTATATGAAATTACTGATTCTAATATAAATGATAAAATGAATGCAAGATTAATTGTTTATGTTTATACAAACAATGGTGATTCTACAATTTTCTATTTTATAAATGACTTTATATATTTTAGAAATGATAACACAAATACTAACTATGTTTCAATTAAAAAAACAAATATTGATTACAGTAAGGTTATCCAAAATATCTAATCTAATTTATAGAAAGAAAAATTAGATAATATAAATCGAGCGACAACTTCCAATTTATCGATTTTGTTAAAATGTTTTTCCCCATTTCAATGTTAAAAAGGATGGGTACGAAAAAATGAACAGGGGTGCGAACTTTTCAACTAGGCGTACGAATTGTATCAAAAAGGTAAAGCACACACATATTAGCACAACGGGTATGATACAATGTTTTCATACCTTTTTTTATACGCAGAAAGGGAAAATTCCCCTATCTGCACGAAATATTAAGGCCTAGTGAGTGTTGATCAAGATACTTTGACTAGGCTTTTTCTCATTTTAGCTTCAACAAAAACACGAAAGACCCTACTAAAACACGAAAGGTTCAAGAAAACGCAAAACAAAGATATAAGCATGAATAAATGATATATGTTCAAAATTATTTTCTTATATAATCTATAAATTTGCATTAATTTAGGATATAATTAATTGAATGATAAATTGTAATTTATCTGGCTAAAGTTAAAAGGTAAATTATAATTATTTTTTTAGTGGAGGTAAATAAATGGATATTCAGATACGAAAATTGACACCAGACCTAGCGGAAGATTACGTACGCTTTTTTGATACAACGCCACATGATAAACATATAGATGAACATAAATGTTATTGTGTGTGTTGGTGCAATGATGATTATGAGGGCAAAGATTATTCAACAGTAGAGAAAAGAAGAAAATATGCTTTACAATATATAAATGGTGATAACATTCAAGGCTATCTTGCTTATAACAGTGATAAGGTCATAGGATGGTGCAACGCCAATACAAAATTAGATTGTGTGAAATGTGCAAGTTGGAGAATGTTTATGGATCATGTACCTTTGGAGAAACCTGATACGGATATAAAGGTAAAGTCCATATTTTGTTTCGTGATTGCCCCTGAGATGAAAAGAAAAGGCATCGCCACACTTCTATTAGAACATGTGTGTAAAGATGCAGCCAAAGATGGGTTTGATTTTGTGGAGGTATACCCGTATAAAGAATCTAGTTATCATTCATCAGATTTCGGAGGATATTGTGAGATGTACAAAAATAGTGGGTTTCAAGTGATTTTAGATACTGAAAAAGGGCTCGTAATGAGGAAGAAATTAAAGTAATACTGGTAAAATAATCTAAATTCCGATTCACAGGGGTAGAAAACAAAGTTTAATATAATAGATATAGAGCGATATATTCCAATTTATCAAGTTTGGTTATTTGTTACTTTGTCCTTTAAGTATTAAAAACGCATAAAGATACGAAAAAAATTGCAGGGGTACTAATTTTTTTGAAGGGGTACGAAATTGTATCAAAATAGTCGCCCTAACACATATTGAATGGATAGGTTTGATACAAAAGTGTCAAACCTTTTTTATGTAGAAAAAACACCTTCTTTACTTTAGAAAAATAGTGTCACCATACCGAGTACCATTCATGAATTTTTGTAGTACATAGCTATTTTTACTGGCCTTAAAATGGAAAATACAGTTGACAGTAACTTTAATGAGAATTATAATGAATGTATGAGCATATGTTCATATGAGAGTGTGAGGTAATAATATGAAAAATTTAGAAATGGATGTATGTGCTTCAAATATTATACATCCTGAAGCGGTAAATAAAGCAAAAGAGAGTTTACCAAGTGATGATCTTATATTTAATTTAGCAGATTTTTTTAAGACCTTCGGTGATTCCACACGTATTAAAATTATATGTGCATTAATGGAAACAGAGTTATGCGTTTGTGATTTAGCAAATGTAATTAATACATCTCAATCTGCAGTATCACATCAATTAAGAGTATTAAGACAGTCTAGGTTAGTAAAGTACAGAAAAGAAGGTAAAACAGTTTATTATTCATTGGATGATGACCATATTAAGCTACTTATAAGCCAAGGACTAGATCACCTTTTACATAAATAGAAAAGAGTGCGAGATATGAAAGAATATGGATATCATTTAAAAAACATTAGTTGCGCAAATTGTGCAGATAAAATCGAAAGTAAGGGAAATAGAAGAGGGTGTTGAAGTGAGTGAATTAACATTTGAAGAAAATATTGTGTGTTCAATTGAAGGTTTGGACTGTGCTAATTGTGCTGCAAAAATTGAAATTCAATTGAATAAAGCAGATGGAATAGAAGAAGCGAGAGTGGATATTTTATCAGGGAAACTTATATTATCATTATCAGGCATAGCTGATAAAAATGAAGTCTTACAAAAAACACAAAAAATTATAGATAAGATCGAACCAGGTGTAAAAATTAGAGAACTGAGTAAAGAGAAAAATGACGATCATGATCATGACCAAGGAGAAGAAGTAAGTCTTCATGAAATGTTAAAACTCATCGTAGGCATTCTTATCTTTGTTGGTGTATTATTTATTAATAAATCATCTGTCTTTTATCTTCCTATGTTTATAGTAAGCTATCTGTTAATAGGAGGAGACGTAGTATTTCGAGCTTTTAGAAATATATTAAGGGGAAAAATGTTTGATGAAAATTTCTTAATGACTATTGCGACTATTGGTGCATTTACTGTTGGAGAATATCCTGAAGCTGTTGCGGTTATGTTATTTTATCAGGTAGGAGAACTATTCCAGGATATAGCAGTAAATCGATCAAGAAGATCGATTAAAAAACTTATGTCAATACGACCGGATGTTGCTTATGTAAAAAAAGGTAATGAGGTTCAAGAAATCAAAGTTGAAGAAGTAAATGTGGATGATATTATTGTTATTAAACCGGGTGAAAGAGTTCCTTTAGATGGAATAATATTGGAGGGTGATTCATCACTGGATACAAAAGCATTGACAGGTGAATCGGTCCCTATGAATGTGACTGTAGGTGAACAGATATTATCAGGTTGTATTAATATTAATGGTTTACTTACAGTTAAGGTTACAAAACTAGCAAGTGAATCTACAGTTGCTAAAGTATTAGAATTAGTTGAAACTGCTACAACTAAAAAGGCTCCAACTGAAAAATTTATTACAAAGTTTGCAAGAGTCTACACACCAATTGTTACATTTTCAGCAGTGTTGCTTGCTATAATTCCTCCTCTAATTTTTCAAGTTGGAACATTTGAAGAATGGTTATATAGAGCTTTAATATTCTTAGTCATATCATGCCCTTGTGCGCTAGTTGTATCAATACCACTAGGATTCTTTGGTGGGATAGGTGCAGCCTCAAAAAATGGAATATTAGTAAAAGGTGGAAACTATTTAGAAGCACTAAATGAAATAGAGATTGCAGTATTTGATAAAACAGGTACACTAACTGAAGGTTCATTTAAAGTGACCCAAATTAATCCAGTTATTGATATTTCAAAAGATGAATTGCTAGAAAAAACTGCATACGTTGAAAGTTTTTCAAATCATCCAATAGCTTTATCAGTTGTCAAAGAATATAACAAAAGCATTAAACAAGAAATTGTATCAGATATAAAAGAAGTTTCAGGTCATGGTATAAAAGCAAAGGTTAATAGCGATGAAGTATTAGTAGGAAATGCTCGTTTAATGGAAAAAGAAAATATTTCATTTGAAGCATCATCTGCATTAGGGTCTATCTTGTATATCGCTATTAATAAAAAATATGTTGGAAATATCGTTGTATCTGACCAAATTAAAAAAGATTCAAAAGAAGCAATAAAACTATTGAAAGCATTAGGAGTTAAGAAAACCATAATGCTAACAGGAGATAAAAAATCTGTTGCAACTAGTGTTGGTAAAGCATTAGGATTAGATGAGATTCACGCTGAATTACTTCCTGAAGATAAATTAAATAAAGTCGAAGAACTTTTAGACAGTAAGTCAAAACGAGGTAAGCTCTTCTTTGTTGGAGATGGTATAAATGATACACCAGTACTTGCAAGAGCTGATATCGGGATTGCAATGGGTGGACTTGGTGCAGATGCCGCAATTGATGTAGCAGACATTGTTATTATGACAGATGAGCCATCAAAAATTGTAACTGCGGTAAAAATTGCTAGACGAACAAGAAAAATTGTATGGCAAAACATCATATTAGCATTAGGTGTTAAAGCCTTCTTCTTAGTTCTTGGTGCATTTGGAATAGCAACTATGTGGGAAGCCGTTATTGCTGATGTAGGCGTCTCGTTGATAGCAATTCTAAATGCAATGAGAGTGCTAAAAAAATAAGTAGAGTGTCAATTTGTAAAAGGATAGATAGCATCACACATATTTGTACAACAGTTTGATTCAATGTTATCAACTTAATAGAATTTGAAAATAGGGAGATAATCCCTTTTTTCTTTCTAAAATACAAGTCTATGAGTCACTTAATGAAAGTGATTTGTAGGCTTTTTTCTTTTTTATACCTAGTGAAAACACGAAAGGTCAATCAAAACACGAAAGAAAAAGGCTTTCTAATACACTGATATTAATCAGAAACTAGGAAAGCCTTTAATAATTAATTTATATCGAATAGAGTGTTATCCTTTATAATATCAACTTTACTTGTAGACTCGTTTATAGTAATATCCTCAGTTGATTCATTACTGAATCTACCTCTTTTTTGAACACGTGAACGTTTCTCTATTTCTTCAGGTGTCATTTTAGAAGAAACATTTAATAAAACTTCTTCCAATTTATAATTAATATATATATCTTTTGGTGCATCAACAGATAAAACGTCTTTTAAACTAGATTGAATAGTCGTGTTAGGTATAACTGTACAATTTAGTATTAAACCATCACTAATTGCTACAGTGTTTTTACCTAAATCAATATATATACCTTCGTCATTATTTCTTAAATGGATACATTTGCAGTAGATTTTAATATAGTTTGTTTTAAACTATAACTGTCATCACTATAGTCTATTTGTTTTCTTTTTATCTTTCATGTGATACCTCCTGCATACATTTATATTGTATCAAAGTACAGGTTTTTGGTATCAGTTCAGATTTCAAGATGTTAAAGATGCGTTTCGCGATAAAAAATGATTAACTTACGACTAATGGGTTACTATTAATTTCATTTTATGATAAATTAAATTTGGTTGGTGAGAAAAAATGAAAATAAATTTACAATGTCATCCAAGTAAATATCAAGAAATCGAACAAGAACTTATAAGCCACGGGTTTGTTATCACAGAGGATACTGATTGGCTATTAATAGATACAACCTTTAAAAGTAGACGTATCCACATTAAAACCTCTGAAGGCGTTATATTGATCGATAATGATCATTTAATAGCGCTTGAAAGCTTTGATCATATCATTCATATTCATACACTAGAGAAGTCATTCGATGTCAGAAAACCTTTAAAAGAGATTGAAACTGACTTGCCAGACGATTTTCTTAGGATTAGTCGGAGCGTCATTATCAATAAAAATCATGTAAAACATATTAATACTCTGACTGGTCAAAAGTTTAACATACAAACAACTAGAGATATGAGATTTAT
The sequence above is a segment of the Paracholeplasma morum genome. Coding sequences within it:
- a CDS encoding GNAT family N-acetyltransferase; this encodes MDIQIRKLTPDLAEDYVRFFDTTPHDKHIDEHKCYCVCWCNDDYEGKDYSTVEKRRKYALQYINGDNIQGYLAYNSDKVIGWCNANTKLDCVKCASWRMFMDHVPLEKPDTDIKVKSIFCFVIAPEMKRKGIATLLLEHVCKDAAKDGFDFVEVYPYKESSYHSSDFGGYCEMYKNSGFQVILDTEKGLVMRKKLK
- a CDS encoding LytTR family DNA-binding domain-containing protein; this translates as MKINLQCHPSKYQEIEQELISHGFVITEDTDWLLIDTTFKSRRIHIKTSEGVILIDNDHLIALESFDHIIHIHTLEKSFDVRKPLKEIETDLPDDFLRISRSVIINKNHVKHINTLTGQKFNIQTTRDMRFIVTKLFYKLFIEKMDL
- a CDS encoding heavy metal translocating P-type ATPase — encoded protein: MQIKSKVREIEEGVEVSELTFEENIVCSIEGLDCANCAAKIEIQLNKADGIEEARVDILSGKLILSLSGIADKNEVLQKTQKIIDKIEPGVKIRELSKEKNDDHDHDQGEEVSLHEMLKLIVGILIFVGVLFINKSSVFYLPMFIVSYLLIGGDVVFRAFRNILRGKMFDENFLMTIATIGAFTVGEYPEAVAVMLFYQVGELFQDIAVNRSRRSIKKLMSIRPDVAYVKKGNEVQEIKVEEVNVDDIIVIKPGERVPLDGIILEGDSSLDTKALTGESVPMNVTVGEQILSGCININGLLTVKVTKLASESTVAKVLELVETATTKKAPTEKFITKFARVYTPIVTFSAVLLAIIPPLIFQVGTFEEWLYRALIFLVISCPCALVVSIPLGFFGGIGAASKNGILVKGGNYLEALNEIEIAVFDKTGTLTEGSFKVTQINPVIDISKDELLEKTAYVESFSNHPIALSVVKEYNKSIKQEIVSDIKEVSGHGIKAKVNSDEVLVGNARLMEKENISFEASSALGSILYIAINKKYVGNIVVSDQIKKDSKEAIKLLKALGVKKTIMLTGDKKSVATSVGKALGLDEIHAELLPEDKLNKVEELLDSKSKRGKLFFVGDGINDTPVLARADIGIAMGGLGADAAIDVADIVIMTDEPSKIVTAVKIARRTRKIVWQNIILALGVKAFFLVLGAFGIATMWEAVIADVGVSLIAILNAMRVLKK
- a CDS encoding ArsR/SmtB family transcription factor, whose amino-acid sequence is MKNLEMDVCASNIIHPEAVNKAKESLPSDDLIFNLADFFKTFGDSTRIKIICALMETELCVCDLANVINTSQSAVSHQLRVLRQSRLVKYRKEGKTVYYSLDDDHIKLLISQGLDHLLHK